ATTTGCTTGCTTTTTAGTCATCTTCTCGATGTGGAACGCGTTCGTACACCTATAAAAGATTACAATTGCAAGACTCATCTTTCCTGGAGAActggaaaaacaaaaacttggaTAGTCTTCACGGGTCGTAAGGTGAGGTGTTTTTCAACTTTCAGTGCTCCTATTTCCATTTTTCCAAGTTCCAAGGAGTTTTCTTGGGGTTTGCTACGAGATCTCTCGGCTTCTTTGATTCCTTAAGTTCCCTGAACTTGTTTTTGAGGGTTCATTACTATCCATCAAGCAGGCCTTTTGAGATTTgcgtttctttttaatttattcaatcaatTAATCTCTGGGAGATGTGAATGTTTAGTCAATATTGTTACCTCTGTAAATTTTGTTTAGTACTTTTGAGTCTTTGACATTTAATACATAGACgatcatatgcatacaaatctgATCCACGTTTTGCACTTCTTGTTCTTCACCTCTCTGCAATCTTGTTTTTGTTCTGAAGTTTCTAGAAAAGATAATATTTATGATCATATTATAGTCTACATATCAGCCTTCCATGAAATCTTTGTTCTTTGTTCAAGTTTTATTCATGCCTTCGTACATAACTAAGATTTTACTATTATGTTCAGTTGAATCAAACGCTGCTGCTAATTACTATCCACTCCAAGGAAAGAAACCAGGTGCATAATGGACATGATCTCATCAGCAGACTGGGTATCTGATTTTGTTATTCTCATTTCTAATTACAATTTATTATATACTCCTTTCCCATCTCTTAACATGAAGAGaagttaaggaaaaaaaaaaagggaaatctGAAAAAAATGGATGCAAAAGAGTAAACTATTAATCTTGACAAGTTCAAATTTTTGGTTTTCTAGTAATGTTTTGATTTATATTATAGGAAATGGAAGATCCCACTTTTATCAATCAATACGAAATGAGCTCTCTGGACTACTCATTTGAAGAGCTCATATTCCCGTCTCTCTCATCTGATAGCTACTATTCCAATCCGAATTTCACATCGAAAGCCACAGCTGCTACACACAACTTCAGCAAAGCATTCATTGAAAATCCCCATCAGACCGGCACTCAGGGAAGGTCAGCAAAACAGCCTAAGAACACTAATAGTTGGAAATCTTGCTCCACTGACCACATAATTGCTGCcaaagcttcttcttcttccttgtcaCACCTAATTTCATTTGAGAACTCCGACTCATCACCTCCAACCACTTCTCAGCAGTACTATGGTCTAGATTGCAAAGTTATCAAGCCAAAGAATGAGGTGGAATATTCTAATGGAAAATTGAACCCTTCAGCTTTGGCTTCCCAAGGTTCCTATGACACCCAAATTTGTTCACCCAAACATGGACAAGGGATCAAGAGGGCAGCTACGGTGACTAGAAGTCCTTTACATGCTCAAGATCATGTTCTTGCTGAGAGAAAGCGCCGAGAAAAGCTCAGCCAGCGGTTCATTGCTCTATCTGCCTTACTTCCAGGACTAAAGAAGGTACTAGCTAATCAGTTAACTTTTTTGTTGGTACTTCTAGTGTGTTCACTGTTAGACAGTATGTTATGTTTGTTAAGTTATGATCTAATGTAGCCTTTATCACACTATCATGTTTTAAACTGTTAATGATCTAGATTTTATGGAAGAGTTTGTCTAATCAATGACCCAAATTGATAATCTGGCAGTCGTGTTGTCTGCTAAGAGAACACTTCCGTAGTTTACTTTGGTTATAATGCCATTAAAGATTCTAATTTACCCTTTATCACAAAATTACAGATGGACAAGGCTTCGGTCCTCGGAGATGCGATCAAGTACGTGAAACATCTTCAAGAACGTACGAAGGTGCTGGAGGAACAAGCAGCCAAGAAAACTGGGGAAGCAGTGGTTTTTGTGAAGAGGATGCAGTACTCAGCGGATGATGATATATCTTCATCCGACGAGAACTCCGAGAGCTGCTCTGACCAGCCACTGCCAGAAATTGAAGCAAGAGTTTCGGACAAGGAGGTTCTCATACGAATCCACTGCGAGAAAACCAAAGGATGTTTGACAAGCATACTAAGTGAAATAGAAAAGCTTGGTCTCACCATAGTTCACAGCTGTGCCTTGCCCTTTGGCAATTCAACTCTTGATATCACTGTAGTTGCTCAGGTACCGATACTTGGTTAGGTTAATTTGGTACTTAAACCTGACATTTTTTTTACCCTTAACTAATAAGACTCTCTATTTCTTAATTACAGATGGATGTTGAATTCAGAGTGGCAGGGAAACATCTGATAAAAAACCTAAGACATGCTTTGCTCAAGTTGGTGTGAACagaaatttgaagttttgacGTTCACTCGGTGTCCTAGAGTTGGAGATAAATAGGAATAAACctgacagtttttttttttcttctagacCTTTGGAGGAAACACCAGCCATTGTACTCATGCTGCGAGCAAGGCTTTATTTTGCAGGAGGGTTTTTTCCTTTGTGTTTTTTGCGTGGTTGACCGGCCGTTAACCACGTTCGATTACCCTCGTGCTATATATGAAAACCTAGCTGcagttttttgttgttgtgaaGCGCTTTTGTGTGAACTTCCTTAGCAATCTCTTTGCTATCCTCTTGGCAAttgattcttttttattttgatttgatttttttttttgtttgatcgtATATTACTAGTTACATGCTCACATATGTAATTATATTTGTCTATTATTTgttataaaatatttatattacaTTTTTTAGAAACCAAATTGAGAGTGAAAGTAGAGGAGGGAGTGGGGGTTGAAGTGGGAGACGtgggttattattattattttttaaatcaattatttttattgttttgggtCGCCAAGGCTCACCAATCATGGCTGACGCCATGTCGATTTTGAGTCCAAGCCCAAATCGATGACCCTATTGTCAGcgtatccaattttttttttttgtgctacAGAAACTAACGCTTGGGCCAGCCACAACGGTCAGCTGGGCTTCCAACAACTACTTCAACACTAACTATAACCACGTGGCCAAATCTCGGACGTCCATTTCCAATTTTCAGTTTAATCCAACTATTATCCTATTCTTCGTAATAATAACTGTTCAATCcagaaaatataagaaaaaatagaaaaaccaaataaaaaaatattccaaaagtcacttgtaGATTTTATACAAATACTAaatctttttttctcttctcaCACCAAATTTTATACAATCTTTTATTTTCTACATTCTTATTTCATTGTCTACATTCCTATTTTGTTTGTGCTTACAAAAATGGCATCTCCCATCGAAGGTGTAGCTGAAGCCGGAACCACATGGTTGACCGCTGAATATGTTTTTTGTGTGAGTATTGGAAAGTCGTTACCCATTGTCCAATTACGGGCAATGAGCATGCGAGGTGTGCTAATATGTGGAAGCAAATTCATGAAGGTTATGTCGGTTGGTATGGCACTAGTCGTAGGGAAGGCGCATTTACTATTtaagtgaatagtaactgccATAAGTCTACTCCTAGATCTAAATCTACCAAAGCTGGTGGGAATGCAATGAGGGCGAGAATGCAATTAGGGCCAGTTTAGATTGctgcattttttttaaagattgaTTCTACTGTTCTTTAAGAATAATCAACTATTAAATACAACATTTGAGTATTTGATAAACTGTATTTTTAAAAGCGTTGTGACTATGAAAAGCAGTGTAAAGGTATTCGGTGAATTTAATATAAAAGTGATATAATTGTTTATAATGACAAGAATGGACATGGTAGTGGGAGTGGTGGCGATGACACCGATGGCGAAGGCGGTGATGGTGATGGTAGCAACAATGGTGGAAGTATGATGGTGGTGACAATAGTGGGATGTGGTGGTTGGGGTGAAAACATAATAATCATGGTAGGGGTGATGGTAGAGGAGGTGGTGGCAGTTCTGGTtatagtggtggtggtggtgatggcgaCAACGATGGTGATAGCGGTAGTGACGATTGTGGtggtaatggtggtggtggtaatggGGTGGTGGTGTAAGGTTAGTGTTTGTAGTGGTAGCTAGTGGGGATCACTTTGTTTTTTCAAGGGACAAAGGGTGTgtaaaatgaaaaatagtggTAGCTGGAGGCTATTGCTTTTACAACATGCAGGATATTTTACTTTTACtgaacttttttttattgttggacTTTAAAGTGAAGcagtttttggtaaaaaaaaggggggggacCTTAGTTAACTTATTTTCTAAAATTGAATTATTTGTGAAGGGTTATAACTGTTATTTAATGGGTTTTTGGTTTACAAACTGTgttttattaataatataattatttatAATGATAAGAATAGACATAGTAATGGGAGTGGTGGAGACGATACCTATGGCCAGGGCAGTGGTGTTGATAGTAGCAACATGTTGGAAGTATGATGACAATAATGGAGGGTGTGGTTGGCGTCCAAACGTAATAATAGTGGTAGAGGTGGGGATGGCCGTTCTGGTTGTGGCAGCAGTGGTTAtactggtggtggtggtggtagtggcCATAACGATGGTGGTagtggaggtagtggtggtaaTGGCGGTGATTGTGTAAGGTTAGTGTTTGTAGTGGCAGATGGTGGGGCTCACTTTGTTTTTCAAGGGATAAAATGTGTATAAAATGAACAATaatgtcatttaaaaaaaaaagtaatgatggtattacaaaaattgaaaatatttattaaaagcTTAACTTCACTTTTTATAAAGAAGCTTTTAAAGGCAATATGTAGATTGCTCTTAAAAACTACTGTTTGAAGTAGcccttatttttaaaatatgcaggatattttatttttaataaatacttttttattgttaaactTTAAAGTAGAGCATTTTTTTGATTAAAAAACAGGTCCTTAGTtaacttatttttttaaattcaattatttGTGAAGGTTATAATTGTGATTTAATgatttttggttgacaaagattATCTTGTTAACAATACAATAAATTTCTTCATGTAAAATCCATTCTCACTTTTAATAAGTTAGTGCAACACTGACAACAAGTTGAATTTCAGACCAAAAAAGTATAattaaagacaaaaaaaattggattgtaCTTTTAGTTTTCATCTTGGAAAACTTCATATAATAGTGGGACACCACAGTCAACGAAATGGGGTGGTGACCAAAATATGAACTCGCTCGAATTTCATTGTAGTCCATTTTACGTTTAATTCAATTAGCACATCCATTTTACGTTTAATTCAACATTATGCTTTTGAAGTTGAACaaactattcaatttttttcaacgaAATCTGCGATTTTTTCACTACAACGCAGAGAGAAAAGAGGAAATATAGGTAAGGCAATCCAACTATTCTATCAACTTGGATTCGCCATGCTTTATATGAGTAGATGCTTCCTCTAGATTAATTCTCAACTGAGGTCGTATATGTATTTCTGTTGAATGGAATGCGagaaatttaattataatgatgAGTAAAACTACATGCAGTGGTCAGATGAATGGACAACTTGAAAACCAGCAAATTCAGGATCATGATCAATTATTGTTTAGGTAGGGGACAACATTAGTCCGACCAGAGATTATGTGATCTGCCCAGTTTGTAGGCTTCTGGAGAcattcttgctgtttttaggttcAAACCTAGATTTATTAAAATGCAAAGGACTATTATAAATTTTGATTGTTTAGATTAATTAATAACGCTGCTGTCTTGTTAATTAGAATATCATGTATTCTAACTTGGTAGACACTGTTTGATGGGACGGATCAGATGTGAATACTACTCTTTCAAACGTTCAGCAAAATAATTAACACTCAAGGCCGGGGAGCCAATTTCTATTGACTTCTTGATGTAAACTATCTGATACGCAATTCTTCGCAGATATGAACATTAGAGATCGGATTACAACATGGGACACTATTATCTTATTTTTTGATAGCTTAATTACTATTTTTCTGCTCAACCAATCATGCATGTTTGTGAGATGTAACGATGACCAAGTTACGGTACACGAATACATCCATCCAAATCGAATCATTAAAGTAAGCTCTCCTCGTCAGGCTTCTTATATCACATGGTCCAAAATGTCATATAATCATACCCTCAAGATCAGATGAAATTTTCATATTTAGAAGGTATCATTCAAATTGAGAGTCCACCAACTTGTACTAATGTCTAAAATGAGAACCTTAGTAAATTAATTTACAGGCTTTCGTTCTAAGAAATTCCATATCATGTCCTTCTACACAGAAGATACAGAGAATGAGCGAAGGTTGGTCATCTTTTCAACCGATGAGCATAAGGTGAACCCATCTTCTGTTCTCAACTTGAAGATGCCCAACCTCCTATCAGTTGATTCATTCTGCCAAGCTCCGCCATTAAAATACCATTGTCTTGATTTGCCTCAATAAAACACAGCTTTTGGAGTGACTGCAAGCCACATATTCCTGCAGGAACCTTAACTCCATATCTGGAATTAAATTGCGCATAAGACTCAACTTCATACCTATACACCAGGAGATGGTGAAGACGCTTGAGATTCAAAAtttctggaggcaactcaacgACACGAGAAGGTTTAAGATCCAAGGTCTCTAGGTTTTGAAGCTTCGTGATGGAGCTTGGACTTTTTCTACCTTGGTATCCCTCAAAATAAGATACCTGAGAAGAAGGTTGACGACCTCTATTGGAAACATGTCTAGATGTGGACCTTGCAAGTCTAATACAATAAGCAGTGGAAGACCTTTAGGGTATGTTTGTTTGCCTTCACTAGCATTCCTTGGATTGGACTAGACTAAATGATAGTCCAGTCTGGTGTTTGTTATTTATACGCACAAGagttaatgagactaaaggggactcACCCCGACTGAACGCCTCGCTAGCCGTTCTTAGCGAGAGCCCTCGATTTCAAGCGAACTCCTAGTCCCATCCTCTCTCGCAGCTGATCCATtcgtcttcttctccttcacaCCTTCGCCATCTCCCATCTCCTTCACGACTTCGCCGTCTCATCCGAGTTCAAGCAGGACGAGAAGGTTCTCAGTGACGACGGAGAGGCCTCCCTTGACCTCAAACTCTTCGTGGGTAACCTTCCCTTCAGCGTCGATAACGCTCAGCTCGCTGGTATCTTCGAGAGTGCTGGAAATGTCCAGATAGTCAAGGTAATTCCTTGTTTTCACttgaaattttgtaaattttatttgaaatttgggtgaaaaGTGAAATCGGTTATTGTTGGTTTAGTGTGTTGTGGGTTAAATTTGGAGGGTTTTTAGCAGGTGATATATGATAAAACAACCGGAAGAAGCAGAGGATTTGGGTTTGTGACTATGTCAAGTGTTCAAGAAGGTAAATATGCTACTCGACAGCTAAACGGCTATGTAAGTCTTCATATTTAAGTTTGACCATTTGttgatattttcttatatatgcGAAAGTTTGTGATTTGCAAATTGGTACTTTATTTGTAATCATATTTATTAACATTCATTTATTGAAACTTGCTTGAGATTTGTCTTACTGAAGAAATGTTTGATAGAGCCTAGTCTCTGGCCTTTCGTAGTGTGTATTTTTTTACGGTTGCGATTACTTATTACCATGTTGATTGTTTTGAGTTGAAGTCATTGGTTATAGGTCAAGTTGAGAACCTTGTTTGTTGTATATAACTATGTTAGCAAGAGTTTCATGGCATTATCGTGAAAACAATTTTATTGATTGACGTTTGAAACTTGGTCGATGTTTATTTCATTCTGAAAaggttgttttgttttgtagcTTTGTGTTGCATTTCTTGATGTTGGTTTTTTAGTGTAGTGATTGGTTGAGTTTCGTATTTATTTTGCTAAGTCTTGCCGTCATTTGGTTGTATTGCATCCATGAGAACCCTGTATATCGTATCTAAGAAAGGCTTATATCGTATATAAGAAATACTTCATTGCATTTGGCAGGAACTTGATAGCAGGGCATTGAGGGTAAACTATAGACCTCCTCCTCCCCAGACTGAGGATTCCTCTTTCTCTGGCTTTTCATATTTGGTTGTGTTCATGCATTGCTTGATTCCATTTATTTGAATGTGCTGAGTTTTCAGGTTTTCGCATATAATCATGTTCTAGATGCTATGGTACAGAaacattattgagatttttGAAATAAACAAATGTGCTTCCATATCAATTTGTTATGGATATAAAAGTTTCACTTGATTTCTAAGAGCACCGTATTTGAGATGTTCCAAATTTGTTCTCTGATTAATATACTTAGCTATGGTGTGTGAAACATATCTACCAACTACAGTTTGCAGCAGTGTTGAGACTTTAAGGTTGAGGTAGTTGCGGATTATCTGCATTTTATCCATTTTTAATCAATTTATGTTATGTTTACTACACGATGCTTACAACATGCAGTCTTTTGATCTGAGTATTTGACATCATGGTTAATCTTTCTCAGTCTAAGCATCCACCTGGGGTGGAGTCTGCCCTACTACAAGACGTTTTGAGCCTAACACCGGAAAAACTAAGTTCATTGTCTTCGCAACAACAACAAGAAGTAATAAAGCTCCAAAAGATGCTTCGGTAAGATTAGATTCAGCCATCGTAGCAGAGTCATAAATGGCAGTTTTGATGCAACAAGTTGTTACATGTGCATGCACCAACTTGCTTGCTAGAGCAACAAAAGGCGTGGTATTGATTCAATCGATTTTGATTGTTTGTAACAGTATGTTCATGTAAGGTGTCGATTTAGAGGATGTGCAGTGCAGGAGTACTATTGTATTTGTGTAGCCTACACAAGCTTGTGTTTTAGTCTAGTCAGTAAATTAGTTAGAATAGCAAAATTTTGTCTGTATCACAACATTTAAATTTACATTCCCTcagctaaaactttttgcttcaCTTTTGACAATCCTTTGCTGCAAATGTTGTGTACTTTGCTCGAGGTATATTCATGATCTCTTGCTTTTGCATATTGTTATTGGTTTTCTTCAAACTAGTTGGAGCAAGCAATTTACATGCTCGAATCCAAATGTAGCAATGATCAAGGCTCGGC
The nucleotide sequence above comes from Malus sylvestris chromosome 16, drMalSylv7.2, whole genome shotgun sequence. Encoded proteins:
- the LOC126606229 gene encoding transcription factor bHLH18-like isoform X1 — its product is MDMISSADWVSDFEMEDPTFINQYEMSSLDYSFEELIFPSLSSDSYYSNPNFTSKATAATHNFSKAFIENPHQTGTQGRSAKQPKNTNSWKSCSTDHIIAAKASSSSLSHLISFENSDSSPPTTSQQYYGLDCKVIKPKNEVEYSNGKLNPSALASQGSYDTQICSPKHGQGIKRAATVTRSPLHAQDHVLAERKRREKLSQRFIALSALLPGLKKMDKASVLGDAIKYVKHLQERTKVLEEQAAKKTGEAVVFVKRMQYSADDDISSSDENSESCSDQPLPEIEARVSDKEVLIRIHCEKTKGCLTSILSEIEKLGLTIVHSCALPFGNSTLDITVVAQMDVEFRVAGKHLIKNLRHALLKLV
- the LOC126606229 gene encoding transcription factor bHLH18-like isoform X2, which translates into the protein MDMISSADWEMEDPTFINQYEMSSLDYSFEELIFPSLSSDSYYSNPNFTSKATAATHNFSKAFIENPHQTGTQGRSAKQPKNTNSWKSCSTDHIIAAKASSSSLSHLISFENSDSSPPTTSQQYYGLDCKVIKPKNEVEYSNGKLNPSALASQGSYDTQICSPKHGQGIKRAATVTRSPLHAQDHVLAERKRREKLSQRFIALSALLPGLKKMDKASVLGDAIKYVKHLQERTKVLEEQAAKKTGEAVVFVKRMQYSADDDISSSDENSESCSDQPLPEIEARVSDKEVLIRIHCEKTKGCLTSILSEIEKLGLTIVHSCALPFGNSTLDITVVAQMDVEFRVAGKHLIKNLRHALLKLV